In Candidatus Moanabacter tarae, the genomic stretch ACCGCAGTGCTTCCTGCGGCAAGTACGTCACGCCCAAGTGTATAGAGATCGATTAATCGCATCTCGAGTCGATCGATGTCGCCTAGAGGATCGTCTATCACCTCACCGTGGGAAGGCATGAAACAAGCACCATCCCTACTAGGGAAAAGCTTTCCTCCCACCGACTCCCCCCTGATAAGATCGCGCAGAGATTGGATCGACTCAAGAGTTAAAATTGCACCTGACATATCCCCATATCGATTTTCCATCGCATGAAGTTGATAGAGGAGCCCACCTTTTCTCATGAGATCGCCTGTAAATCCTACTAACCGTCCATCGATCGTAACTAAAAGTGAAGAAGATCCTCCGGTGTGCCCTCTAGCCGGCAAGACAAAGAATTCGTAGTCGTGCCATGTAAAGAATTCGTAGTCGTCGAGTGTGGCATCGACCGAAATATTAAATCCCACCGAGAAAAAATTGTTCCTGCAGTCATAATTGTCGTAGATCCGCCGCGCTTGCCAAAATAATTCGGCCTGATCGAAAAGGTGCCGCTCGTACTCTGGAACCGCCACCTTTGCATCCGCTTCCTGCAAACGCAAATCACCCGAACACTGATCCCTGTGATGGTGAGTATGGAGAATCCATTCTACCCTCCTAACACCAATTTCGTCCAAATGATCTAAAACCTCCCCGGATCCGGTATCAATAAGCAAGGCTTCGTCCCCTTCTACCAGAACATAAACGTTACAAATATCCTTATAACTAAAAAGATGGTCCGATAATTGTGTGAGCATGATTATATCCTTTCAAAGATTCCCATTCCTCTGGCAAGCTCCACTGAAGGATTGGAAGTTATCCCAATAAAACTTATACTCAGAATTAAGTTTTCGCTACACAACATCTGCGGGCGGCGGGAATCGAACCCGCGATTCAAGCTTGGGAAGCTCACGTATTACCTCTATACTACGCCCGCGGCAGTTGTGCCTACGGACCCTAACCGCCCATTGAATTTGGTGACGGATGGAAAGGCTGTCGAGTCTGGAGTGGCGGTAAGACTGGAAGGCTCACTCTTTATAACTCCAATCTCAATTGGAAGATGTTGGGGGGGAATGAAACTATAAAATTTGCCAAAGTCTCCAAACTTTTCTATCTCCGCGTCTTTTGATTCCTATCCCTCATTTTCTCGATAACTGATCAGGGAATACTAAAAACTCACACCTGCAGATTTGTCCATCGGGGCAACTCAAGCACTTCTGGATTAACGACGGACTCCGGACGCCGGTTGGAGAGGATCGCAGCGACATTCTCCGCGGCCAACCTTTGGAGATCAAGAACAGATTCTTCAGAGTAAAAAGCGACATGCGGAGTCGCAATCAGATTTGGCGCATCGAGAAGAGGATGGTCATCAGGAAGGTGTTCGGGTTCAAAAACATCTATAGCAGCACCCCCGATCCACCCTTCCTTGAGGGCAACAGCGAGGGCTTCGAGGTCGATGATTCCTCCTCTAGCTGCATTGAGAACAAAAGACCCCGGCTTCATTTTTCGGAGGCGCACTTCATTTATGAGATGTCGGGTATCTCGATTCAAAGGAGTATGAATGCTGAGAAAATCCGAACGTGAAACAATCTCGTCCAGACTAACTGGTTCCACCCCACCTTTACGTATCGTTTCGTCGTTAATGAAGGCATCATGAGCAATTATTTTTAGGCCAAATCCAATGGCTTTCTCTGCCAAGGACTGGCCAATCTTCCCGAACCCGAGTATGCCAAGGGTTCGCCCTCGGATCCGGTATATAGGCCTTCCCGAGGCTAAATCCCAATTCCCCTTCCGAATAGAAGAGTCGTAACGACAAATGCTGCGCCCGCAGGCTAGAAGAAACGCCATGGCATGCTCGGCAACTTCATCCAAACAGTATGCGGGAACATTGGTAACGGGAATACCGAGACGAGTGGCAGCCTCAATATCAATGTTATCTACACCAATCCCATAACGACCGATTACCTTAAGTTTTTTTCCGGCCTCAATCACGGACGACGTTATGTTCCTGAAGCAAGTCAAAATACCATCAGCTTCGGAAACCAAGCGTATCAATTCTTCTTCCTCGCCTGTCCCAGCCTCCACTAGATTGGCTCCAGCTTTCTGCAACACTGTCGCCTCTGGCTCTATCGACGGCCATGTGTAGTCAGTTACGATTACTAATTTGTCATTCATTTATCTAGGTTTCTGAATTCTAGGTTTATACTTGTAGGTGTCCTGGGATAATGGGACTAATTTTTCAATTTCTCCGCCACGAATCTGGGTCAAAGGGAGCCTGGATTTCACAGGTCATTTCTCGATGTCGATTCAGTTGCCATTGTCCTTATGATGGCTTTCTAGCAAATTTTGTCGATTCCACTTTTTTCGATCTTTCTGAAAGACTTGAAGGATTTCTTATCTGCCCTCTTAAAATCGCGAGCATAAGCACTTCCAGTCTCATTAAATATTCTTAGTTCGATCAAAGTCTGTTTGTCCCTCTCTTGGTGTCTCTTTGAGACAACTCTTGAATTTTAGAAATCGACATTCATCACCTTGGACTCTCCGGTCCAATAATCATAGATTCTCCCCTAACGAGAACATATGCTGCTAGAAATATTTCTTCCCAATCAAGACTGTTACCATTAAAGAATTCCAACTAGATACTCTCTATATTTCGGGATTCACTGCAGTTTTTTCTGCTGCCAATAGCAGATGTCCTCCATTGATCATGGGAAAGAAATTAATCGGCCTCTGATTCCCAGAAAGTTTGCTTATCGACTCTCGAAAACTGGGGATCTCCAACAAGTCTAACTCGCTATTCCGCGGATTAAAGCTTCGAATAAAAAGAGTGCCCCGTATCCGAACCTTCTGCAAGTCACACGCGAGTATGCACTTCTCAAGAGGCCCTCGTTGGATCAAGGTACCCCGCATGGCGAAACTCTAAGAATTTTAAGGTTCACGGTTCAGCTTTCCGAATGCCATAGTGCATAAAACACATACTATCACACTGAAAGTTCATGGATCCTTTTGACTTATCTGGCCTTTATCCGATTAACCGCGCCTAGGGAATTTTAAAACTAGAGATATTCTCTCCTCCCCTCCAGAGCACTTTTCAAAGTCACAGAATCTGCGTAGACAATTCCACCACCACTCGGGATACCAAATCCGATTCGTGTTACTTTTACGCCACATTCGTCCAGAAACGATTCTTGCATGTAATGGCAGGTAGCCTCCCCTTCAATGTCATTGCTGAGGGCGAGAATGACTTCGACGACCTCATTCTCGCGGAGACGTTTTTCCAAGGAACGGATATTGATGTCATCGGGACCAATTCCATTGATCGGAGATAGTTTACCGTGAAGAACATGGTACAGGCCACGGTATTCACCGGAGTTCTCGATTGCGATAAGATCCGGAACATGCTCCACCACACAAATGAGATT encodes the following:
- a CDS encoding Hydroxypyruvate reductase, with protein sequence MNDKLVIVTDYTWPSIEPEATVLQKAGANLVEAGTGEEEELIRLVSEADGILTCFRNITSSVIEAGKKLKVIGRYGIGVDNIDIEAATRLGIPVTNVPAYCLDEVAEHAMAFLLACGRSICRYDSSIRKGNWDLASGRPIYRIRGRTLGILGFGKIGQSLAEKAIGFGLKIIAHDAFINDETIRKGGVEPVSLDEIVSRSDFLSIHTPLNRDTRHLINEVRLRKMKPGSFVLNAARGGIIDLEALAVALKEGWIGGAAIDVFEPEHLPDDHPLLDAPNLIATPHVAFYSEESVLDLQRLAAENVAAILSNRRPESVVNPEVLELPRWTNLQV
- the recR gene encoding Recombination protein RecR is translated as MTPAFKKLQGVLKKLPGLGYRSSERIALHLTVEQPKLLPELVTILELAAERIRRCQKCGNLCEEEECLVCSNPKRIPNLICVVEHVPDLIAIENSGEYRGLYHVLHGKLSPINGIGPDDINIRSLEKRLRENEVVEVILALSNDIEGEATCHYMQESFLDECGVKVTRIGFGIPSGGGIVYADSVTLKSALEGRREYL